From the Streptomyces sp. Sge12 genome, the window CGTCGATCGCCGCCATGATCCCGGCCAGATCGCCATAGGCGTCGAGGAGTTTGGCCGCCGTCTTCTCGCCGATGCCGGGGACACCCGGCAGGCCGTCGCTCGGGTCGCCGCGCAGCAGCGCCAGGTCCGCGTAACCGGGACCGTCGACCCCGTACTTCTCGCGCAACCACGCCTCGTCCGTCACCTGGAGGGTGCCCACGCCCTTGAGCGGGTACAGGACCCGGCGCTGCCGGGCGTCGTCCACCAGCTGGTAGAGGTCGCGGTCGCCGGTGACGATGTCCACCGGTCCTCGAGCGCGGGCGGTTAGCGTGCCGATCACGTCGTCCGCCTCGTACCCGGCGACGCCCACCCGGGCGATGCCGAAGGCGTCCAGCGCCGCCTCGATGATCGGGACCTGAGGGGCGAGGGTGTCGGGGGTCTCCTCGACATCGGGTCCGCTCTCGGTCTCCACGGCGACCCGGTGGGCCTTGTACGAAGGGATCAGCTCCACCCGCCAGTGCGGCCGCCAGTCGGCGTCCATGCAGGCCACCAGGTCGTCCGGCCGGTGGTCCTGGACCAGCCGGCCGATGAAGTCGAGCAGGCCGCGCACGGCGTTGACCGGAGTGCCGTCGGGTGCCTTGACCGAGTCCGGCACACCGAAGTAGGCGCGGTAGTAGAGGGAGGCGGTGTCCAGGAGCATCAGGCGTCGTGTCGTCACGGAGTCGATGATGCCGCAATGCACCCGGAGGGTGTCTCGGCCGCCGGGACACCCGACGCCGCGACGGACAGTGAGCGCACCGGTACGGGAAGAGCCGTGCGGGCGAAACCGGAGGCGGTTGCTGCGTAAGGTGCTTACAGCACACCGATGTGCGACAGACATGGGGAGGGCAGCCCCGACATGAACGACAGGGACGGCACCGACGGCACCGATGGAACGGACAGCACGGCCGGCGTGGACGGCCTGAACAGCCTGAGCGGCAAGCCGAACGACAGGGACGACAAGAGCAAGGACAAGGACGGCAAGGAGCCGCTGCGGGTGGGGGTGGCCGTGCGCAAGCGGCGCCGCGCGCTGCACCTCACGCTCGCCGCCGTGTCCGCGCGCAGCGGCCTGTCGGTGCCCTTCCTGAGTCAGATAGAGAACGAGCGGGCCCGGCCCAGCATGCGGTCCCTGGAACGGGTCGCGGACGCGCTGGAGACCACGGCCGTCGAACTGCTGGCCGCCTCCGACACCGCGCGCACGGTGAACCTCGTCCGGGCCGGTGACGCCTCCGGTCTCACCCCGCTCCCGGGCGTACGGCCCCTCGTGCGCGGGCACCACCAGCTGCACGCGATGGAGTTCACCGGGGACCAGGACGCCGGACGCGAGTACCAGCACCGCAACGACGAACTGATGTACGTCGTCGAGGGCGCCTGCCAGGTCGAGGCGGAGGGGCGGGCGTACCGGCTGGAGAGCGGGGACGCGCTCTTCCTGTCGGGCGGCGTGCGCCACCGCTGGCGAGCGGTCACCGAGGACACCCGGATCCTGGTCGTCGCGGTCGGCGAGCACATCCACGCCACCTCCGAGCCCCCGTCGCCGGGACATTGAGCGGCGTGCGGCGGATCGTCTCGCTGGTGCCCTCGCTGACCGAGGCGGTGGCCGTGAGCGCGCCCGGAGCACTGGTCGGGGTCACCGACTGGTGCACCCACCCCGAGGACCTCGGGGACGCCGTGCGGATCGGCGGGACGAAGAATCCCGACGTGCGGCGCATCGCGGCGCTCCGGCCCGACCTGGTGATCGCCAACGAGGAGGAGAACCGGGCCCCCGACCTCGCAGCGCTGCGCGCGGCCGGGGTCGAGGTACTGGTCACCGAGGTACGGGACCTCCCGCAGGCCC encodes:
- a CDS encoding helix-turn-helix domain-containing protein translates to MNDRDGTDGTDGTDSTAGVDGLNSLSGKPNDRDDKSKDKDGKEPLRVGVAVRKRRRALHLTLAAVSARSGLSVPFLSQIENERARPSMRSLERVADALETTAVELLAASDTARTVNLVRAGDASGLTPLPGVRPLVRGHHQLHAMEFTGDQDAGREYQHRNDELMYVVEGACQVEAEGRAYRLESGDALFLSGGVRHRWRAVTEDTRILVVAVGEHIHATSEPPSPGH
- a CDS encoding 5'-3' exonuclease, with the protein product MLLDTASLYYRAYFGVPDSVKAPDGTPVNAVRGLLDFIGRLVQDHRPDDLVACMDADWRPHWRVELIPSYKAHRVAVETESGPDVEETPDTLAPQVPIIEAALDAFGIARVGVAGYEADDVIGTLTARARGPVDIVTGDRDLYQLVDDARQRRVLYPLKGVGTLQVTDEAWLREKYGVDGPGYADLALLRGDPSDGLPGVPGIGEKTAAKLLDAYGDLAGIMAAIDDPKSKLTPTQRKRLDESRPYLAVAPKVVQVASDVPLPAFDPALPTAPAQPQLVDALAHRWGLGGAVARLRSVLRP